Proteins encoded together in one Ipomoea triloba cultivar NCNSP0323 chromosome 4, ASM357664v1 window:
- the LOC116015467 gene encoding uncharacterized protein LOC116015467 — protein sequence MASLCLNWTNTRMTVTPLAAVKDNNADSYRVELPEKAKNSRVLVLGGTGRVGGSTAVALSKLCPDLKLIVAGRNREKGAAMVTKLGKNSEFAEVNIDDKGSLEAALKDVDLVVHAAGPFQQAGNCNVLEAAIQTKTAYLDICDDTSYAFRAKSYMNEALAANIPVITTGGIYPGVSNVMAAELVRIAMNESKSKPERLRFYYYTAGSGGAGPTILATSFLLLGEDVIAYNKGTEIKLKPYSGMLSIDFGIGVGKKDVYLLNLPEVSTAHKILGVPSVSARFGTAPIFWNWGMVAMANLLPVEFLRDRSKVQQLVQLFDPLVRAVDQISGECVSIRVDLECTDGRHRVGIFSHKRLSKSVGNSTAAFALAILEGSTKPGVWFPEEPEGIAIEARETLLSRATQGTINFVMDKAPWMVETAPKELGFGIYG from the exons ATGGCCAGTCTCTGCCTGAACTGGACCAACACCAGAATGACAGTTACACCCTTGGCCGCTGTTAAAGATAATAATGCGGACAGCTATAGAGTTGAGCTCCCGGAGAAGGCGAAAAACTCAAGAGTCCTCGTACTAGGTGGGACCGGAAGGGTTGGTGGGTCCACAGCCGTTGCTCTCTCTAAGCTCTGTCCTGATCTGAAACTCATCGTCGCCGGCCGGAATAG GGAAAAAGGTGCTGCCATGGTGACAAAACTAGGGAAGAACTCAGAGTTTGCTGAAGTCAATATAGACGACAAAGGATCATTGGAAGCAGCTTTGAAAG ATGTGGACCTCGTTGTTCATGCTGCTGGGCCGTTCCAGCAGGCAGGGAACTGTAATGTGTTGGAAGCTGCCATTCAGACCAAG ACTGCATATCTTGATATTTGTGATGATACAAGCTACGCATTCCGTGCAAAATCCTATATGAATGAAGCACTGGCTGCAAATATTCCTGTAATAACAACTGGCGGCATCTATCCAGGAGTGAGCAATG TGATGGCAGCAGAACTTGTTCGCATCGCGATGAATGAGAGCAAAAGTAAGCCAGAAAGGCTAAG GTTCTATTATTACACTGCCGGCTCAGGTGGTGCTGGACCGACAATTTTAGCTACTAGCTTTCTGCTTCTTGGGGAAGATGTAATTGCGTACAATAAAG GGACTGAAATCAAGTTAAAGCCTTACAGTGGAATGCTAAGCATCGACTTCGGAATAGGGGTTGGCAAGAAAGATGTTTACCTTTT AAATTTGCCTGAAGTGAGTACCGCACATAAAATCCTTGGAGTACCATCTGTCAGTGCTCGGTTTGGAACTGCTCCAATTTTCTGGAATTGGGGAATGGTTGCTATGGCAAATTTACTTCCAGTG GAATTTTTGAGAGACAGAAGCAAAGTTCAACAACTAGTTCAATTATTTGATCCACTTGTTCGGGCAGTTGACCAGATATCCGGAGAGTGTGTGTCAATAAGG GTTGATTTGGAATGTACAGATGGGCGGCACAGAGTAGGAATATTTAGTCACAAAAGACTCTCCAA ATCAGTGGGAAATTCAACAGCTGCATTTGCACTGGCAATTCTCGAGGGAAGCACAAAGCCCGGGGTTTGGTTCCCAGAAGAG CCTGAAGGAATCGCGATTGAGGCGAGGGAAACCCTCCTCAGCCGTGCTACTCAAGGGACGATCAATTTTGTAATGGACAA GGCTCCATGGATGGTAGAAACAGCCCCTAAAGAGCTTGGTTTTGGGATTTATGGGTGA